Genomic window (Pseudomonas sp. L5B5):
GGGCACGGCCGCCACGCCGGGGGAACAGCGCGAAACGAAAACCCGCATGTTCGAACAGGCTGCGGCCTTCGTGCACGATCGGCGCCACCACCGGCACTTCGCATTCGGCCAGCTCGAAGGTGAAGCTGTGTTCTTCGAGGATCGCTTCATCGCTCCAGCGCTGGGGCCGGTAGAACTTGGCGACCAGCGGCTCGGCCTGGTCGATGCCGACCTGGTAGACGCGGTTTTCGTAGCTGTTGAGGGCCAGTACCCGGGCGTCGCTGAGAAAGCCGATGCTTTCCACGGCGTCCAGGACCAGATCGGGGGTCAGGGTATCAAACGGGTGCGACATGCTTACTCCTGCGCGCAGCAGGCTGCCGCGTCCGGCCCAGCATGGTAACGCAGACGGGCAGGCCGGTGGAGGGCGCTTTGGCGCCTGCCCCGGGTAGAGGCAGGCGCCGGTTCGGCGCAGCCCTGGATCAGGCGCCGATGATGCCGCCGTCTTCCCGGGTAATGGCCATTACCGAGGAGCGCGGCTTGCCGTTGGGCAAGTGCTCGGGGAAGGTCGAGCCGCCATTTTCCCCGGGATGCTGGATGCCCACGAACAGGGTCTTCTGATCCGGGGCGAAGGCGATCCCGGTGACCTCGCAGCCCACCGGCCCGACCATGAAGCGTCGGATCTCGCCGCTGTCGGGGTCGGCGCAGAGCATCTGGTTGTTGCCCATGCCGGCGAAGTCACCGCTGTTGCTGTAGTCGCCATCGGTGAGGATCCACAGGCGCCCGGCCTTGTCGAAGCCCAGGCCATCGGGACTGTTGAACATGTTCTGCGGGTTGATGTTGGACGAGCCGGCCTTGGGCTTGCCGGCATGCACGCCGGGGTTGCCGGCGACCACGAACAGGTCCCAGGAGAAGCTCATCGACCCATGGTCGTCGGCGTCGGTGCGCCAGCGCAGGATCTGTCCATAGACGTTCTTCTCCCGTGGGTTGGGGCCGCCCACCGGCATGCCGTCCTCGCCACGCTTGGAGTTGTTGGTCAGGGTGCAATACACCTGGCCGTCCTTGGGGCTGACGACGATCCACTCGGGACGGTCCATGCGTGTGGCCTGGACCACGCTGGCGGCCAGGCGAGCCTGGATCAGCACCTGGGCCTGGTCGGCGAAACCGCTGCTGGTGTCGATGCCGTTCTTGCCATGGGTCAGTTCGATCCACTGGCCCTGGCCCTTGGGGTGGTCCGGGTTGCTGTCGCCGGCGTCGAAGCGCGCCACATACAGGGTGCCGTGGTCCAGCAGGTCGCGGTTGGCCCTGGGGTTACGGTGGTTGATACGGTCGCGGCTGATGAACTTGTAGATGAATTCGCCGCGTTCGTCGTCGCCCATGTAGACCACCGCGCGGCCATCACGGGTTTCCGCCAGGGCGGCGTTCTCATGCTTGAAGCGGCCCAGGGCCGTGCGCTTGACCGGAGCCGATTGCGGATCGAAGGGGTCGATTTCCACCACCCAGCCGTGGCGGTTGAGTTCGTTGGGGTTCTTGGCCAGGTCGAAGCGCGGGTCGTG
Coding sequences:
- a CDS encoding PhoX family protein; the encoded protein is MSLLLEEDQPTDLEQIVGLSRRGFIGAGALCGAALFLGGNLLSRSALAAGVSAGNGQLLGFASIASATSDTITLPPGYKASALISWGQPLYKNGPAFDPSGNGTAQAQEVQFGDNNDGMSLFAFPDDRHRALMAINNEYTNYRYLYPHGGLPQSAEDVRKAQASEGVSVIEVQRRNGQWQFVQGSRYNRRIHGNTPIRLSGPAAGHALLKTGADPKGKKVLGTFQNCANGKTPWGTYLTCEENFTDCFGSSNAEQTFDTAQKRYGASVASRDINWHVHDPRFDLAKNPNELNRHGWVVEIDPFDPQSAPVKRTALGRFKHENAALAETRDGRAVVYMGDDERGEFIYKFISRDRINHRNPRANRDLLDHGTLYVARFDAGDSNPDHPKGQGQWIELTHGKNGIDTSSGFADQAQVLIQARLAASVVQATRMDRPEWIVVSPKDGQVYCTLTNNSKRGEDGMPVGGPNPREKNVYGQILRWRTDADDHGSMSFSWDLFVVAGNPGVHAGKPKAGSSNINPQNMFNSPDGLGFDKAGRLWILTDGDYSNSGDFAGMGNNQMLCADPDSGEIRRFMVGPVGCEVTGIAFAPDQKTLFVGIQHPGENGGSTFPEHLPNGKPRSSVMAITREDGGIIGA